The proteins below are encoded in one region of Ornithinimicrobium avium:
- a CDS encoding MauE/DoxX family redox-associated membrane protein, protein MSILSPALLGAVGLVLLASAAGHLRSPAALRHGLDAQGVVPQVARRAVSLLLGPVETVLGVAAILAAVTGPRPALALWAGLPSAALFAVLALYLTAVLRSTAGRPVPCACGLGEAPVGPSTVLRAAFLGAMAALGGATAGGWSPGTAPHEELIVALAAALVLAVATALLPAARAVPAATLHVRTVDLGGPR, encoded by the coding sequence ATGAGCATCCTGTCCCCGGCGCTCCTCGGCGCGGTGGGCCTCGTGCTGCTGGCCTCCGCGGCCGGGCACCTACGCTCGCCGGCCGCCCTGCGCCACGGGCTGGACGCGCAGGGCGTCGTGCCGCAGGTCGCCCGCCGCGCCGTCTCCCTCCTGCTCGGGCCGGTCGAGACGGTGCTGGGCGTGGCCGCGATCCTGGCCGCGGTCACCGGTCCCCGGCCCGCGCTCGCCCTCTGGGCCGGTCTGCCGTCCGCCGCGCTCTTCGCGGTCCTCGCCCTCTACCTCACGGCGGTCCTCAGGTCGACGGCCGGCCGGCCGGTCCCGTGCGCGTGCGGCCTGGGCGAGGCTCCGGTCGGCCCGTCCACCGTCCTGCGCGCCGCGTTCCTGGGAGCCATGGCGGCCCTCGGCGGGGCGACCGCGGGCGGCTGGTCACCGGGCACCGCTCCTCACGAGGAGCTCATCGTCGCGCTGGCCGCCGCCCTGGTCCTCGCCGTGGCGACCGCGCTGCTGCCGGCCGCCCGCGCCGTGCCGGCTGCGACGCTGCACGTCCGCACCGTCGACCTCGGAGGTCCCCGTTGA